CACAGCCATCCCAAAGCTGGGAAATGTCAGCTCCTGAGATGTCAGGTGCTGCTGGATGATGTGCAGTCTCCTAAGGTTCTTGATTGCAGGCAGAGACCTGAGCATTGTTAGCAGAATAAcaagtcctttttctttcttttttttttttttcctcctagtcTTGTACATCTGAAAGATGAAGTGCAGACATTCTGCCTTGCACCAGCTCTGCTCAAGTAGTGGCACTTGCTCACTCCCAATGGGGAGTTGAGGTTCACCAGTACTTTGTCTTAATTTCACTGTTGATTCTGATTTTAACACTACAGAGCAGTTGATACTCATCCCTGAAATATGTCACCTGCCTGGTTTGTGCTTGCATCTAGGACTTGGTGCAATATTTCATCTTTGCACTTTTTAATAGGTTGTAAATTGTTGCTTCTCTCCTGTGAGTATATGAGAAGAACAGAAGCTGCATTGATACCAGCATGGTACTGGTACCAGCAGCTTCAAGAGAGGATGGGTTTTACATCCTGACCTCAGAAACAAAGTGTGATCCTTACTGTAACCTTTACTTTGCCTGGGCAAATTCCCACATAGAAATAATtcttgtgctctttttttttcctgcacccACTTGTGGCAGTacttgcaccttttttttttttataacctCCCTTGATCTATGTTTTTAACACCCTCTAGACTTTATGGAGCCATTTAGATCTGGGATGCATATGAAAGACTTGACAAGTAACCACCCAGTTCCTTGTTGCTTGGGTTACTTCAGCtctctgcagtttttcttcctttggaagAAGGGATAATTGataatctttatttttgttacttacTCCCTGCTCTGTCTGGATGTCAGCTTCAGTCTTTCTATTTGAATAGAGAAAAAATGACATGGTCTTaggttttaatgttttgaaatcCACATGATCCAAGCAGAAAAAGCCTGTTGCACAGTTAGAATCCCCTGTCCTCACAGTTGCACAGTGACCAGAAGTTCAACACAAATATAATTGTTATTTATGGACCAGATGGGCCTTAGAAGCAGCATTCCTCTGTGCCTGAGCTGCCTGCTAAAAGTCAGGACCAGTTGTGATGAATACCCCAAAGCTGGCAGATCCATTTTGCTCTTCTCAGGTCCCTGACTCctggcagggctgctctcctgggctgggcactttctcttctcttgcagGGACTTTGTAGCACTTAAGCAGaagatcattcagttccaaATCCTCTTGCAGTGTATTCctgctctcttctgctcttcttttaaTTTGGAGCCTAGATGGCTCCAAAGAAAGTTAcaggaactattttttttttctctatggaGTAAGACTTTCCTAAATTGCCTATTCCAGCACTAATGCAGAACTTCACTGTGTCCTTTTCAAGCTGCATAATTGAAACTTGCTTTATATACCCCCCACAAAGTTGCAGCTACAGTGGGAGgaatcttccttttcccagtcctTGCCTTTGGCTTCTGCAATACAGAGAGTGTGAGCAGAGTCCTTCcagtgaagacagaggcaaagtaGCCACTGAGTAGCTCAGCCTTCTCTTCATCTTGGGTGACCAGCTCTCCCAGTTCCTTCAGAAGTGAGCCCACGTTTTCCCCAGTCTCCCTCTTACCATTAACACACCCAGAGAAATTTTTCCTGCTGTCCTTAACCCCCCTTGCCAGATACAAttccctctgcttttgctttcctaacctgatctctTGCCTCTCTCTACTTCAGTAGGAAATAGAAATACTGTTGGGGTGGGGTATTTTGCAccatttttctgcttccatGACTTCAATGGGTTTCATTAACTTACTGAAAAGTTGAAGTACATTAAACctaatgaaaacttttttcagcaaaggctttttcagggaaaaccaaacccagtGAAACCTTAGGGtgttagttttggggttttttttatgttcagaCTGAACTAgtcctttcttttgttcttttccattcCCTTGGCTTCAGTGGGACTGCAGTTAAAGAAACCTGCAGAAGCTGCATTTGCTTCATGGCTCTGTGAAACAGATGCTTTCCTCCAAAGGTCATACTGGATTCACATCACaaagcaggaggctggagaCAGTTTGGAAGTTGCACTGCAGTCACATCACATCCATCTGCAGTCCTGGTTGCTGtagcacacacacagctgccTTCTGGGTTGTTGCCTTCTCAGGGGAAATCTTTGAAACCTTTCTGGAGAACCTGACCATGGCTCAGCCCCTCTCTCTGGTGCATTATAGACTTGTCAGCTTCACATTGTGGTCTTGGATGTAGACACTGCTTGACTTGAAAACCACAgggttttcttgtctttcattttttgtccacttcttcctcttgcagttgctgtttccttctgctgcaCACACGAACGAAAGGATCCTCAAACTTTTCACTTCAACTTTTTGTCTTTGGTGAGAACTTTGCTTTAGGCAGAACAGCAGGATGTGGTCTGAATTGtggaaaagtgtattttaacACCTCCTATTGTTAATTCAGTGCCTTTCCCCACTCTGCATCTGCCTCTTGCCTCATTCTTAGGTGCATTTCCCTTTCAGTGCAGGTTGGCTTTGCACTCCTTTGGCGAGTCAGCACAAAGCAAGGAGCCTGGAGGGATGGTTTGTCTGGCATGGAGAAACAAACTAGCTACCAGGTTTGGGGACATTGCTTCCAAGTGACTTTGGAGTCTTAATTCCCTGCCTTTTTGATCTGCTATAGTAATTTTAACTCGTAAAATAACCATGTGCATTCAGCAGTTGgtttggcttttggtttttttcctggaggagGGAACCAGTCCATGGAAAAAATCCTCCCTGGAGGAAGTCTGAccttgggaagaatttctcagCTGATCTTTGATAACCCTTTATACCATTCTCTTCAGCCTGAGGAGGCTTGGTTCTGACTGCtcttttttcagatttataGCTTTATGAACAGGGTGCTTAGCATGGAAGTGGTTAAttatcctctctcctttccttccttgggTGATGCATGAGGACCAAGTACAGCTGCCTGTctgccctgtgctctgctcctaGGAACCAGTACCTGAGCCAGCATCCTGCCCAGGGACTCAGGGGAACGAGCAGGGGGGTGGCTCTGACCCACTGGATGCTCCAGTGCTTTGTGTCATTTCAGAAGTTGTTCAGAAAGAGTTTCAGAAGAGTTCTTTCACTTCTATTTTGCTCTTTGGCTCTTCCTGAAGAGCAAGCTCCTTACCAAGCAGTGTAGGCATTACCTGCCTGGCAGGGTCCTTGCAGTTTCTCTTGGTTTGCTGTCCCTGTTCACTCTCTTGCTGCCTTTGTTGTTGGAGTTTTGTAGCTGAGACATCCCCCtaactggaagaaaaggagCAGCTGATGCCTAAAGAGCACAGAGTGAGGAGGATTCTCTTCCTGAGATATTCTGAACCTTTTCATGGGCAACTTTTCAGTGCCAGAAAGGGGTctaaggtttttctttcttagcattatttttgttctaGAGGCTGCTTGAAGTCCTGTGAACTCTTCCCACTTCCCCTCTTACTTTTTGGCAAAGTAACTCCCAAACAGGAGGTGAGTTTTCTGCAATGTGTTACTGGCTGGGGCATGTGAAGTTTCATTCTTAGCTGATACAAGTCAGCAGAGATTGCTTAGAGGTACAGGATGGAGTTTCTGTGCCTAAATGATTCAGGGCTTTGTGccagttttaggaaaaaaagcattgtcTTGTGTCAGATTTTTAAAGGCAACTGGGCATTTAAGTGTGTGAATAAGCATGGGGCCTGACTGATTTTAATTAAGTGGAATCAAGGCCCCAAACTCTTATGAGAAATCCCACCAGACCcctgatttttttaagtattcctGACACAAGTCCTGAGGTTTACTTTTCAGAGACAATTTAAGGTCTCACTGGGTAGTTTTCAAAAATGAGGATAATGTTTCCATGTTAATTAGATGCTTTTGTCCAAAGTCTTTTAAATTGGAGGGCTAGAAGTGGGAAAGGGAGAATAGTCCAGAATAATGTCATCTCTGCAGAAATGCAAGCAAACAGCAGTGTTTCTGCCCAGTTCATAGTTTTGAATAAAACCAATCTCAAATATCCAGCctgcagagaagacaaaaaaatctaaTCCCATTTCATAGCCATGCTGTTCAAAGCTAATGTTAAATTTCAAGtcttgaaggattttttttttctttagagaaatcTGCTCAACACTTGTTTTCTgaagctttaattaaaatttgtcATGCTGTGataaattcctttaaaaatgttacaGGCTCTAATCCACATCAGGGGAAGAGAGAAACAGGCTGCTTTCCATTTCAGTGGATTATTGGATTAGGAAAGGACACTGATTCcagggagagcagctctgggatcTGCAGTGACAGAAAATACCATCCTGTAATGGCAGTGTTGTTGAGAGCCCCCACCTCATAACCTTCACACTGGGCAGCACAGTCTATGTTCTACAGATAAACAGTAAGTTAGAAATGTAGTGGTAATGGCTCAGAGTCCCAGAATTTTCtctccttatttatttttataattgtaaatggaaataataaGTTTAAGATGTCTGTAATTTAACtgtaatctttcttttttttagtagtGAAAACATTCCTGACCCATTACTGCTACCTTTATtcagtttttttacttttaatcaGAAAGTTGTCTGTCTTATCTTTCCTGTTGCAGACCAAACTATCTGGTGGACCAGGGTGAGCTTTTCTTAGGACTACATcaaagaaaactaaacaaataATGATATTTCATTGATTGCATGGCAGGAGAGGGGCTTTTCAAAAGTGCTCCTAGTGACATTAAAAATGCCCCTTTGGGACAAATAAGGTACACAAAGGAGAGGAACTTAACAAAAGGTGAAAATCATCTTTCTATGCTGTTCTGACTGTTCTGTTTTAAGGCTGTAATTATAATCTCTGGCCTTCCAGGACTGCATACTTTGAACCCATTATGCAACATGCagtttttggtttatttttcaaaagaaaaaaggtcctcagcagctctgaaattCTGCCTCAATATGCATGGAATTAATTGATGTAGCTTTTCATTGTTGGTATTATAAAGATTTACTGATGTGATAAACCCTGGGACGTGTTTGTCTTGGGTTTAGGGTAATATGGATGTTGTGTGGTGTGTTTTGTGAGTGTGTTGAGATCCTGGATGTGAGGGTTTAGTTCTAAAACCCACTTCCACAGACTGCAGATAccttctttttgttcttctctttcttttagtCCTCTGCAATTGAATCAGCaacaaaatacagcttttaaacTGGTTTTGAAGGAAGAGTAGGAGCTAAGCTTTGGAAAGGGAGTCTGCGTTTCTCTGGGTAAATAACACATGATTCACTAAGTCTGTAAAGCAAGGTGTAcaattttcttgtgtttttttaaactgtattaaCTAATGTAAAGTTtgtaaatacctttttaaaataaaagtagtttTTACGAGTGAaccagtagaaaaaaaaaagagcacataAAACTTTTTCATATGTGGACTGCGGAAGTGCCAGGAGAATGACACCCCAAGAGTAAGTTTAATCTTGATTTTTCACAAAGTTTCATTACTGTTGTATCCAGAGACTGGTGGGATCAGACAGCTCCTTTGTCCAGGCATTGTTTGGAGGTGTCAAACAAAAGCTGTTGTCCCATTTTGCATTGCAGGGCACAAGCAAACCCTGTGCTGTTGGGTCCCCACCACTGGACTAGAATGTGTTCtcttttacacacacacacaagtaatttacacaattattttctctttaaatgatGCTTCAGAGTCTTTATTTACATAATGCAATCTAAGCAAAGGCTATTTGAAGAggaattgattttattttaacatagcTTTGACATTTTCTTCTGGGTCCATTTGGCTTTCGGTTTAAATCTGCTTTGGTCTGGCTTCTCCTTCAATCAGCCTTTCCTGTAAAAACAcatcataactttttttttaaagagaagaaataacttTGGTGGCATTTTAAAGCCTGGTCAGATgctcaaatatttatattgtgGTGTCCATTGGCAGGAGGATTAAAACAACACAAATCTGACCCGACATGGTCTCTCTGCCACCTGCCCATGGCTCTGACCAGACAGTATAATGTAACTGACACTTAAAATGGCTCTTTTCATCCCAAAGTGCATGACCAACTGTTAATGGGTCCACCACTGCAGCAGTCCATGGAGTGCAACCCAGCAGCTGTTGAACACTACACTTGGACAGCAGGTTAGGGCAAGAAGCATGAACTTGCACAAAGCCTCAGTGTATAGAATGTCTCTGGGAGCTTAAGCAGTTGGCCAAGATAGCAGAGCCAAAAAAGCTCTGCTTGGAAGTGTGTTGACAGGGTCATTGTGGAGTGGCTGTTGCCCTGATACCATTCTCTGGGTATCTGAGTATTGATTGAATGGAAACCACGTTCCCAAGTCCCATCCTGCTGGATCTGGTCTCCTACTTGAATATTGACTTCTGTTGTTACCTCTGAGTTAAAGGCCTGAGGTGTTTTGGATGGATGTGCTGTCTGAATACACTATATTTCCCCTTTGTATCTTAGctaggtttatttttctttgtgctcACTACCAGCTTTTCCAGAAAATGATGAAGATAATTTGAAAAGTTTTCCTGTGAGTGGACCATTTCCAGACACCTGCCCTTTCATGGAGTTATATTCCTTGTATTCCTCCAGACACGTGTTACATTGGAAAAGTTGCATTTGGAACaacttttaatttgttttcagtgcCATTAAGAAGCTAGAAATAAAGAGGCCACATAGCTGAGACTATGCCACAGGAGTAAGACATGCAAACTAAGTGTTTGATACAGAGGCTTTTTTACACTTTTGTGGAAGATTATCAGAAGTTTCTGAACAAGCCTAAAAATCAGATAGGAGTGGCAGGAGCTTTCAAATATCTTAATTATTCTGCTGTCTTTTCCTGCCTAATATAGTcacttgcagtaaaaaaaaaaatagtctaaaCATATTAAGTTACTGTTGCTCTTCATTTTGCATTTAGTGTTTTGGAAGCCAGAGTCATGGACCAAGGATTCCAGTTTATGTTCAGAACAAATGTCATTAGAGAGAACCTAAACAAAAAAGGAGTTAAGGTAATTTCTGCATGAAAATCCAGTGTGAATCAGACTGCCCAACCTGCATTGCTGCTAGTGAGTTTATCAGCTTTTACTCAGGCCAAGATCCTCAGTGAAAGGCTGGAACATACCTGAAACCTCTGGTCTTGGTTTCAAAAATGGAGATTTGAGTGTTTCAACTTTTAAGACAGCTCAGAAAATCTTCCCAGGAAGTGGTGACCATCTGGCCTGATCAAGGTGTTGCTATATTAATTAAAGAGCACATTTTTGCTCAGGAATATTCTTGCTCTGGCAGGTTGTATGTGAAGTCTCTGCTGTCACTGCATTAGAGCATCTAATGGAAAGTACATTTCCCAGCCTAGGGACCTTGGGAGCAGCAGCTTCCATATGGCTTGATCCTTCAGCTGGCAAAGTGAGCCTTTGAAGTTAAGCATCTGTGAATGCTGCATAGATTTGTATTAAGGCAGAATGTGTTTGACTTTATCTTGGTTTTAATTTAGTGAATAATGACATTGCTATGACAGGAGCACCAAGAGCAGTGTGGTCCTGCCCTAGCACTGTAACTGTGAGGTGCATAATGCAGGTAATATTGCCATGTGTGAACTCAATTTACatgccttttcctcctgctccaccaccttttttctcttccctccttgtACTTTCCCAGCCTGGACTAGTCCCCTAATTTTCTGACAGTGATAAAAGAAGCAAACATGTTACTTACCATAGCTTCCTTCAGATCACTGAACCTGGAATACTGATGTGAGCCTGGGCATTCACTCTTCTGCACTTCCCccactttttccctttcatttgcAATCTAAATTGAGAAGTGATAAAGCCTTCAGAACAGGAGAGTTTtctgctgaagcagctctaCCCTAGCTACAGGTTCAGAACTGTTCCACTGCACGATTTAAATTCACCTCTTTCCCAAGTGCTGGGCATGTTTTCCAGCAAACTTAAAATCAGGATGCTCCAATTGCTGTCCCAGAGGGCTTCATGGGAGGTATTAGAGTGGGAAAAGCACTGGTGGACAGAGCTTTCCTCATCTGCTTTGGCATTTCATTGCTTACCATCTATTTGGTTACCATTGCCCCACTCCCAGCCAAGTGGATCAACCTTGTCATAGAACAGCCCTGTTCTAGATTAGAATAGTGCTGGAAATTTAGGGAGAGGATGAATTTAGGTTTAACCTGGAAGGCAAAACTTCTCATCTCTCCTTACAGCAAGCTGCCCAGGTCTCTGTCTGCAGCAGACAGTGCTGCTCTTCACACAAGGCTGTCGGAAGTCATCCTACCCAATTACTTCCCAattactactttttaaaaaatgtttatatataaatatgggGGTGTAGAAGAGACAGCTACACACAGATCAAAGCCTATGTCACCTCTTTTGCTTCCATCTTTTATAGATAAAGGATCCAGCAGGGTTATTTTACAATCTCAAACCTACCTCTTGATATGACCCCACCAGGTTTTCAGcattcctctttcctcctggTTGCAGCCCATAGGACCAGTGTTGAGCTGAGCAGATCTCCACATACAGGACAAACAGGAGGGCACTGACAAAGATCTTCCTGGACATCTCCATCCTGTGAGAGAACAAAACATCTTTCTGACCATAATAACATCACAGTTCCTTTTCTGAGCTCATCGAATTATGAAAGTGTTAAATTTCTGGATTTCTGAGCTGACTTTGTGCTGGATTTTGAGCCTCTCAAAGTATGGATTAGCTCATTATAAAGAGATTTAACATCTCAAAAATTTGGCTGAAGATCtaaattagatttatttttttttaacaccctTTCAGAGTTTGAGGAATGCCTGGACCTCCATGAAAGTCCCTGTTGATATTTGACAGCTGTGTTCAGTTTCCCTGGTTCCTGTTCTAATACCCCTTCTCTTTCAAAAGTGCTCTTTGCAGTGGCTTCTAAGGCAAGATTCTTCTCATTCAAGCATCTGTAAGCactgaataagaaaaaagggaatCTGGCATCTTGTTCAAGCACATTACCTGCTTGCTGGGAGCAGTTGCAGGGTAACTCCAACTCCACTCTGTTTGGAAGTGTCCTGTGAGTGGACTTGTATCTCACTTTTTATAGACAACCACCTCAACACCAAACCTGTCCCAGCAGGGAACTTTATCTGAGTCTCTCTCACCAGCTGcaattttgttcttaaaattgCTTTAATGCAGCAGAAGTAAAGCACATAATTGGAACACCTCTGGTGCATTTAATTCAGCTGTTTTCCCTAAGAGCCATAAAAGTAACAGCCTTTTAAGAGGCCATAAATCTGACATTCAAATCTGGCTGACTGCTGTTGCCCTGTGGAAaagacaaaatcttttttttttttttttttttgcagtggcTTCTGATTTTTAAGTAAAAGTTCTTGGGTGAGTTTGAATTTGTTGAGAGGGGCTTAGAGGAGATGAAATGGGTGAGGGATTCAGGGTGCAGAGCATGAAGGAAATAGTCCTGTGGCACATAAACAGCAGCTTTGATGGCACAGGGACTCAGAGCAGTTCCTTTCAAAGTCTTCTCATTAATGTTTCAAGTGCTTTGATATCCTTTGCTCTATAAACCAACCAAATGGGTAAGTATATTAGATTTTAATATGTTCTGCTGTGGAAGGGACCCTGTTTATTGTCACAAGAGGGGCTTTCATCAATAGGAATCACAGACACTGGCAgtattttggtttatatttcTCTGTATGTGAGTATATACATTTCTGACTGCAGAAATGTAGGGTATTTTATCCAGCTGGCAGCTATTTTGACTTGTTCTGCACTGTTTTATGGAAATGGAATGGATCATATTTAGTGTTCTTCAAAcatcctctcttcctcctcccatgACCCCTTTGAGATTAATggattaaaagtaatttaataagTAAACAATTTAAGGAGGATTTAGTGACTCTAGCAAAGAATAATTCTTCCTGCTCTAATGCCCCTCCTACTCAGGGCAAGAGCAGCCAACATTCAAGCTGATAAGCAGCTCAAGCTGTGAAAATAGCTTGTTTCAGGGGGAGAAATGTTATTTCCTTGGAGCCCCATCCTTTCAGAAGGGAGATTTTCCTGTACCAGTGTTTTAAGactcttcccttccccagtgAGCCTGGCAAAAAAACATTGTCATTTCAAGATAAACAGAAGAGTTTGTTCATCCCAAGGGAGGAGATTTAAGGAGGGAAGGGGGCCTGCTTACCCTCCTAATTGTACCTCCTGTTGTGGTAGGTGAGGCTGATGACAGCCAACCCCTAAAAGCTTTCAGCACCTGGGTTTTGCCAGAGGTTTCTGGAGGGCTACAGAGTCCCCTACCCAACCCCCCAGAACACCACAGGTTGCTGAGATGTTCTCTGTCTTCTCTCTAAGTGTCTTGGCTTGTGGGGCAGGTGCTTTgtgctctcaaaaaaaaaatcactggttGCTTATATAGATGCTCTGTAACCTCACTGCTGGAGCCCTGAGTTCAGGAGCCTGAAATCCTGAGAATTTTCTAGACCAAAGTCAAGGACAAGGGGGTTTTTCTGTGGTTAAGCACTTCCTTATGAAGGAAGTTTAGCTGCTTGTGTGATGGTAATTGCTCCTGTGGAAAGAGTGATTTAAATGTTGCACATACCTATGGAAATTGTGGTTAATAACTTCTGACTTCAGCTGTTTTATTAAGGAAATAGAAAGgttggggagaaagaaaagctgaaaagtgTTGCAGATGAaaaacaagcacacaaaaaccaaacatggAAGTTCTCAAACTGAACATAAAGGACACACAGCAGCAATCCCCACAGGATCTCATAAAGGGCAAAACCAACTGTagctgcagtatttttaagtTTCTAAACAATGAGCTATCAAAGTTAAAAGCTGtgttctcttctttcttcctttccagcagAAGCCAGGTAAGATCAAGGTAGGTTTTTAAATTAAGACAACCAAGACACTTTTATATTTCACACTTTTATTAATGCAATTTAAATTAGGCTGGAACCTGCCACTTTGGGCTATTCATACAGCTTTGTCATGGCAAAAGAGGTACCTTAAATTCATTTGTGAATGACTAATGCCACATGCTGTGATTATTCAAAACATAGTGCTTCAGTGAaacttcaaatatattttatacacagtgattatgaaaatatattttatccaTACAATATTTTAACTTCTGCCAGCTACAAAAtatgataaagaaaaataattcatttatttctctAGCCCTAGGAAATCTTCTACTGCAACATATACATCACTCTCAATGAAAGCAATGAGGTGGGAGAAAGGACTCCAAAATCACCCAGCAATTTTCCCTTGAATCTAGAGGTTTCACCAAAGATATGGTGGTGTCACAGAGCCAGATAAAGAGGCCTGGgaatctgaaagaaataaaatcccaaCTCTGAACCACATGGCTGTGGGATTTTGAGTCCCTAAAGTTCACATCATGTGCCTGAGTCAACCCAACTTGAAAACAAGGGAGAATCCTGCAGTTCTCCCCAAACAAATCATGTACTGGTCCTAACTAATCTTCCTAGATTGATggcaaagcagcatttttgtaACAGCTACCAAGACAAGAAGACTTCTTTCAGAGGACAGAAATCTGCACTGCAAGTAAAAGGCAACCCACTGAAGTAGCTGTGGAACTCAGTGTCCTGTTCTGTAAGGTTTAGGATACACTGGTCCTTAACTTCCAGTAATAGCTGTATTTCCTTAGATTAGTTTTAACTTTGGGGTATTTTAAGTAAGCATCTGAGGTAAGAGTTCTTGAtgcaccttttttctttttttttggtatagTTTCTTCATGTGCTTTTTGATTGTGTATAAAATAAAGGTTAGATGAGAACTAGAGTGATACTACAGGGAAACCAGCTTATTACATCAAGTGCATTGCCACTTCAAGATGCTGTGAggctttctgcactgcagaaGTCAAGTAGTTCCCTATTTGCTCACAGGTaaagcagctgaggaaaggGCACTCTGCCCTAGGAAAGATGCTTTTACAGCCACTTTGAAGCAGGCCCAATCTGGAACACTAAGATCTGGCTGGGGTAAGGATTTTAATGTCCCTGCTTTCAAGGATTCAGTGTACAAGAGTATTTGCATAGTACATTGAGGGGAAACAGGTGCCATTTATTCATATACTTAAGTAATGACAGGAGGACAGAGCCTGTGCTGTGCCTCCAGGGCTTGGTTCTACTTTGGTGACAGTATTGGTTTTTCCTATGTATATTTAATTCcccagaaagaaggaaaaatctaCAGGTACTCCAGTTTAGAGTAACTGGGGGATGTGAAAGCCAGAGACTTTTTTTACCAGCTGAGATAGTGCAATTTCATACTAATTTGGCCAGGTTTTAATAAGACATCCAGTTTCTGAACAGGGATATTTTAGTTGTAACTGAATCTGCTGTGGAAGCAGATGCCTTCAGTGGAAGCAGCTTCCACCAGACATCTGAGAAGATGATAAAGCTGTTCTACACCTGCATTCAAACTATTCCAAGGCAATGTATTACCTATGATGCCAGTTAGCTACTGTTTTTcaccccagaaaaaaagagtacCTGAAAACATCCTGTGGACATTGTCTAAACCACATCTGTCATTTGATACACTGCATGGATGAAGAAACTAACTGTAAATACACCAGTCTAACTGTAAACCTGAACTTCATTGCTACTATACATGAATAACATTATCTATTCATATTGCAGCTACAGATTTA
Above is a genomic segment from Calypte anna isolate BGI_N300 chromosome 22, bCalAnn1_v1.p, whole genome shotgun sequence containing:
- the GNRH1 gene encoding progonadoliberin-1, whose translation is MEMSRKIFVSALLFVLYVEICSAQHWSYGLQPGGKRNAENLVGSYQEIANEREKVGEVQKSECPGSHQYSRFSDLKEAMVSNMFASFITVRKLGD